Proteins from one Phyllobacterium zundukense genomic window:
- a CDS encoding glycosyltransferase, which yields MPGSSNQHNTGETRIDICVCTYRREELRATLLSLGQMTLPEKCRIRVIVADNDVEPSAKERVADIAAELPFEVRYIHSPAANISLARNACLDASTGDYVAFIDDDETASEDWIERLLTTARDTNADAVLGPVQATYASDAPRWMSKGDFHSTFPVWVRGEILTGYTCNVLLRRASTFIGNRRFSLALGRSGGEDTQYFTEIHQAGGRISYAPQAWVFEPVPQARAKFSWLCKRRFRVGQTHGRMLKGGSAGVKRAAQILPAGAKAAFSVSMALVTAFFATRRNRWFLRGIMHMGVVSGLIGIREIEQYGEAAMVPARRDKSRAA from the coding sequence ATGCCCGGCTCAAGCAATCAACACAACACAGGCGAGACCCGGATCGACATCTGTGTCTGCACATATCGTCGGGAGGAACTGAGAGCGACCCTGCTTTCGCTCGGCCAAATGACCCTGCCGGAAAAATGCCGCATACGCGTTATCGTCGCCGACAACGATGTCGAGCCCAGCGCCAAGGAACGGGTTGCCGATATCGCGGCGGAACTTCCGTTCGAAGTGCGTTATATCCATAGCCCGGCAGCAAACATATCATTGGCTCGCAATGCCTGCCTCGACGCCAGCACCGGCGACTACGTTGCATTTATCGACGATGATGAAACGGCGTCGGAGGATTGGATAGAACGTCTGCTGACCACGGCACGCGATACGAATGCCGATGCCGTACTCGGGCCCGTACAAGCAACCTATGCGAGCGATGCGCCACGCTGGATGAGCAAAGGTGATTTTCACTCGACCTTCCCCGTATGGGTACGCGGCGAAATTCTCACCGGCTATACGTGCAACGTCCTGTTGCGCCGCGCCTCGACATTCATCGGGAACCGGCGTTTCAGTCTGGCGCTGGGACGAAGCGGCGGTGAAGACACACAATATTTCACCGAGATTCACCAAGCGGGCGGCAGGATTTCATACGCACCGCAAGCATGGGTTTTCGAACCGGTGCCGCAGGCGCGGGCTAAATTTTCGTGGCTTTGCAAACGGCGTTTCCGCGTTGGTCAGACACATGGGCGAATGCTCAAGGGTGGATCAGCTGGCGTGAAACGTGCCGCGCAGATATTGCCTGCGGGTGCAAAGGCAGCTTTTAGCGTGTCTATGGCGCTTGTGACGGCCTTTTTTGCTACCCGGCGCAACCGATGGTTCCTGCGCGGCATTATGCATATGGGTGTCGTCAGCGGTCTGATAGGCATCCGCGAGATCGAGCAATATGGAGAGGCAGCGATGGTGCCGGCGAGGAGAGATAAATCCCGTGCAGCCTGA
- a CDS encoding glycosyltransferase family 2 protein: MPSATKPDFVGRCIVVVPCLNEAEHIRALLEKLGAEARRFDLKIIVADGGSSDGTQQIVTEIIQNDPRVILVHNEKRIQSAAINLAVAAYGDGHDYLIRIDAHGKYPDDYCEKLLDEAVATGADSVVVGMATEGFGTFQKATALAQNSKLGNGGARHRLGAKGHWTDHGHHALMRVSMFREVGGYDEGFTHNEDAELDCRLKAAGARIWMTDKTFMVYYPRSSASALFRQYLGYGRGRAKNLLKHRMIPKLRQALPLMVLPVVAGILLAALNWWAAVPAVLWMTICLGYGVWLAIGERNPYGPLASISAMIMHLAWSTGFWLQLFDSRRRGDTR, translated from the coding sequence ATGCCAAGTGCTACAAAACCGGATTTTGTCGGCCGATGCATTGTTGTGGTGCCTTGCCTCAACGAGGCCGAGCACATCCGCGCGCTTCTTGAAAAACTGGGCGCGGAAGCCCGGCGTTTCGACTTGAAGATTATCGTTGCGGATGGCGGCAGCAGTGACGGAACGCAGCAGATCGTTACGGAAATAATCCAGAACGACCCGCGTGTTATCCTCGTGCACAATGAAAAACGCATCCAGAGCGCCGCGATCAATCTGGCGGTGGCGGCCTATGGCGACGGCCACGACTATCTCATCCGCATTGACGCGCATGGAAAATACCCGGACGATTATTGCGAAAAACTGCTCGATGAAGCGGTAGCCACGGGAGCGGATTCGGTCGTCGTCGGCATGGCCACCGAGGGGTTCGGGACCTTCCAAAAGGCGACAGCCCTCGCGCAGAATTCCAAACTCGGTAATGGCGGCGCCAGGCATCGTCTCGGCGCAAAAGGCCACTGGACCGATCACGGCCATCATGCGCTGATGCGTGTTTCGATGTTCCGCGAGGTTGGCGGTTACGACGAGGGCTTCACCCACAACGAGGACGCCGAGCTTGATTGCCGGCTGAAGGCTGCCGGTGCACGCATTTGGATGACGGACAAGACCTTCATGGTCTACTACCCGCGGTCATCGGCATCGGCACTGTTCAGGCAGTATCTCGGCTATGGTAGAGGCAGGGCGAAGAACCTTTTGAAACATCGCATGATTCCGAAGCTTCGTCAGGCGCTGCCATTGATGGTGCTTCCCGTGGTCGCCGGCATTCTTCTCGCTGCGCTCAACTGGTGGGCAGCAGTGCCGGCTGTACTATGGATGACAATCTGCCTGGGCTATGGCGTGTGGCTGGCCATTGGCGAACGCAATCCTTACGGTCCATTGGCGTCCATATCGGCGATGATCATGCATCTCGCCTGGTCCACGGGTTTCTGGCTGCAACTGTTCGATTCGCGCAGACGGGGGGATACGCGCTGA
- a CDS encoding glycosyltransferase, with protein MLHVLYLVHDLSDPAVRRRVIMMQAGGATVTIAGFTRSREPISEIATIVPIDLGRTSDGRFTQRVAAVARAALALGSRLKNVARPDLIIGRNLEMLALANRAKAFFPGDVPIVYECLDIHRLLLRRDMTGKALRFVERTLSNNAQLLITSSPAFVRQYFAPFGQINVPVEVVENKVLELEPQETEAINRAGKSKEEPWKIGWFGALRCRTSLALLSAFSRKMEGRVEIVLRGRPAYSEFDDFDRFVADEPFMQFHGAYANPEDLQKIYDEVHFSWAIDFYEAGQNSNWLLPNRLYEGCRYGSVPIAMQGTETSLFLQERGIGFSLGEPTIEALAALFDKMDTDRYQRACEKVEAQERSAWVFDQNDCRALVERLGRLTHANEHGAVLQVAA; from the coding sequence ATGCTGCATGTCTTGTACCTCGTGCATGATCTGTCCGACCCCGCGGTCCGGCGCCGCGTAATCATGATGCAAGCCGGCGGCGCAACCGTGACTATTGCCGGTTTCACGCGAAGCCGCGAACCGATCAGCGAGATTGCGACAATCGTTCCGATCGATCTCGGCAGGACGAGTGATGGCAGGTTTACCCAACGCGTCGCCGCTGTTGCACGCGCCGCGTTGGCGCTCGGCTCGAGGCTCAAGAATGTTGCCAGACCGGACCTGATCATCGGACGTAACCTCGAAATGCTGGCGCTCGCCAATCGGGCGAAGGCGTTTTTTCCCGGTGACGTGCCAATTGTCTATGAATGCCTTGATATTCATCGGCTGCTTTTGCGCCGGGATATGACAGGTAAGGCGCTGCGCTTCGTAGAACGAACGCTCAGCAACAATGCACAGCTTCTTATTACCTCTTCGCCCGCATTCGTCAGGCAATATTTCGCACCCTTTGGCCAGATCAACGTGCCGGTCGAAGTGGTGGAGAACAAGGTTCTGGAACTCGAGCCTCAGGAAACGGAGGCCATAAACCGCGCGGGCAAGTCCAAGGAGGAGCCCTGGAAGATCGGCTGGTTTGGTGCCTTGCGCTGCCGCACTTCGCTGGCGCTCCTGTCTGCGTTCTCTCGCAAGATGGAGGGCCGCGTTGAAATCGTTCTGAGGGGTCGCCCCGCCTATTCGGAGTTCGATGATTTCGACCGCTTCGTCGCCGATGAACCCTTTATGCAATTCCACGGCGCCTATGCAAATCCGGAAGATCTGCAGAAGATCTATGACGAGGTGCATTTTTCATGGGCTATAGATTTCTACGAGGCCGGACAAAATTCCAACTGGCTTCTGCCGAACAGGCTTTATGAAGGATGTCGCTATGGCTCTGTGCCTATAGCGATGCAGGGCACCGAAACGTCGCTGTTTTTGCAAGAACGCGGCATCGGTTTTTCCTTGGGCGAACCGACGATCGAGGCGCTCGCAGCACTGTTCGACAAAATGGATACCGATCGTTACCAACGTGCCTGCGAAAAAGTCGAAGCGCAGGAACGTTCGGCCTGGGTGTTCGACCAGAACGATTGCCGCGCACTGGTGGAACGCCTTGGGCGGCTCACGCATGCAAACGAACATGGCGCCGTACTTCAGGTCGCCGCTTGA
- a CDS encoding glycoside hydrolase family 16 protein encodes MVASISSRIAFVSIALGLGMTPVLAFAQEKQPGKSFVENFASLDKKRWYVSDGWSNGAHQNCTWSKGQVGLKDNTLTLGFAPQKTKDRDYVCGEIQTNARYSYGTYEARIKAAAGSGFNTSFFSYIGPQQKQPWDEIDFEFLGKDPSRVQLNTYVNGKGGNEKLVGVPEGADSKYNDYAFVWEKDRLRYYVNGKLVHTVTDPAALPTHPQKIFLSLWASDKMKSWLGAFSMPGTPVSAEFARVAFTALGEACQFPESVACSLD; translated from the coding sequence ATGGTCGCCTCGATTTCATCCCGGATAGCATTCGTCAGCATAGCGCTTGGCCTTGGTATGACCCCGGTTCTCGCATTTGCACAAGAGAAGCAGCCAGGAAAATCGTTCGTCGAAAACTTTGCCAGCCTGGACAAGAAGCGCTGGTACGTTTCCGATGGCTGGTCCAATGGGGCTCACCAGAATTGCACGTGGTCCAAGGGGCAGGTGGGTCTCAAGGACAACACCTTGACACTTGGCTTTGCGCCTCAAAAAACCAAGGATCGCGACTATGTGTGCGGCGAGATCCAGACCAATGCGCGCTATAGCTACGGCACCTACGAGGCACGCATCAAGGCCGCGGCGGGTTCAGGTTTCAACACCAGCTTTTTCAGCTATATCGGGCCCCAGCAAAAGCAACCATGGGACGAAATCGACTTCGAGTTCCTGGGAAAGGACCCCTCCAGGGTTCAATTGAATACGTATGTCAACGGCAAGGGCGGAAACGAGAAACTGGTCGGGGTGCCTGAAGGCGCAGACAGCAAGTACAATGATTATGCCTTCGTTTGGGAAAAGGATCGTCTGCGCTACTATGTGAACGGCAAATTGGTGCACACTGTCACCGATCCTGCGGCTCTACCTACCCACCCGCAGAAGATATTCCTGAGCCTTTGGGCGAGCGACAAGATGAAATCCTGGCTTGGAGCTTTCAGCATGCCTGGCACGCCCGTTTCCGCCGAGTTTGCCCGCGTTGCGTTTACAGCGCTGGGTGAAGCTTGCCAGTTTCCGGAATCAGTCGCGTGTTCGCTGGATTAA
- a CDS encoding O-antigen ligase family protein gives MRIAKSLLVEPGKNFWYGTFAVALSVFVFAYSTNFGFVSILVFYGLWLPLILVDYRRVIGNYARFYWVLPFVLLACMSFSWSAAPPVTLRAGIQYLTTIICALIASRIIDARTFAGGVSMGVALVLLYSLGFGQYQYDALDGSYSFVGAFASKNQLGFFASLGVYFAFASFFVLQTSKLWRCIAVVCGLLSAYCLVASSSATSVIATTAILTSTLIVGVVLKFSPKHRRSFFLVGIAVALVLVAVAINAGAIDLVLGAFGKNSTLTGRTYLWQEGFRAAREAPLMGIGYQAYWVQGFSEAERLWAEFYIPARTGFHFHNTYIEVLVELGYVGVVLISVLLGGVVIGFLRRLLMEGYTPQGHLMFGIALLLLIRSFFEIDFIQPYTIGSFLLYYSAGLLAIPQRTPYKMMQPTQLQT, from the coding sequence ATGAGAATTGCAAAATCCCTGCTTGTCGAGCCAGGCAAGAATTTTTGGTACGGAACGTTCGCCGTAGCGCTATCGGTCTTCGTTTTTGCCTATTCGACAAACTTTGGTTTCGTGTCCATTCTGGTTTTCTACGGGCTGTGGTTGCCTCTGATTCTGGTCGACTATCGCAGGGTAATTGGTAACTACGCACGTTTCTATTGGGTGTTGCCTTTCGTCCTCTTGGCATGCATGTCGTTTTCTTGGTCGGCCGCGCCGCCTGTCACCCTGCGCGCCGGCATTCAATATTTGACGACGATAATCTGCGCCTTGATCGCTTCCCGCATCATAGACGCGCGGACCTTTGCGGGCGGCGTAAGCATGGGTGTCGCGCTGGTTTTGCTTTATTCGCTCGGCTTTGGCCAATACCAGTATGATGCGCTGGACGGCTCCTATAGTTTCGTCGGCGCGTTCGCGTCCAAGAACCAGCTTGGCTTCTTTGCATCCCTGGGTGTCTATTTCGCCTTCGCCAGTTTCTTCGTGCTGCAAACCAGCAAATTGTGGCGCTGCATCGCAGTCGTGTGCGGGCTCCTGTCTGCCTATTGCCTGGTTGCCTCCAGTTCGGCTACCTCAGTCATCGCAACGACTGCAATACTCACCAGCACCTTGATTGTGGGCGTCGTATTGAAATTCTCACCGAAGCACCGCCGGTCGTTCTTTCTGGTCGGCATTGCCGTAGCGTTGGTGCTCGTGGCCGTCGCCATAAATGCCGGTGCCATCGATCTGGTGCTCGGCGCTTTCGGCAAGAATTCCACTCTCACCGGACGTACCTATCTTTGGCAGGAAGGATTCAGAGCTGCTCGCGAGGCCCCGCTTATGGGCATTGGTTATCAGGCTTACTGGGTGCAAGGCTTTTCCGAGGCCGAGCGATTATGGGCGGAGTTCTATATCCCTGCACGTACCGGATTTCATTTCCACAATACCTATATCGAAGTGCTTGTCGAACTTGGCTATGTCGGCGTTGTTCTGATCAGCGTGCTCCTCGGAGGTGTGGTGATCGGTTTCCTGCGGCGTCTGCTGATGGAGGGATATACGCCGCAAGGACACCTCATGTTTGGCATCGCGCTGTTGTTATTGATCCGCTCGTTCTTCGAGATCGACTTCATCCAGCCTTACACGATCGGGTCGTTCCTCCTGTACTATTCCGCAGGATTGCTCGCCATTCCACAGCGCACACCATACAAAATGATGCAACCAACCCAATTACAGACATAA
- a CDS encoding sugar transferase gives MSDSVKSTDLSYSQVDTDFDPALGGFLKRGFDIAGALAGLIALSPLFLLIALLVRLSDGGSVFYGHRRIGRGGSIFHCLKFRTMVEDGDGVLASYFAANPDARAEWEATRKLKDDPRVTRVGAVLRKLSLDELPQIINILQGHMSIVGPRPVVHDELENYGNAAVFYLKSRPGLTGLWQVSGRNDVSYDSRVQFDRHYVENWSLKLDLHIIIKTVPAVCMARGSY, from the coding sequence ATGAGCGATTCAGTCAAATCGACCGATTTGAGTTATTCCCAAGTTGATACGGATTTCGACCCTGCTTTGGGCGGATTCCTGAAGCGTGGATTCGATATTGCCGGGGCCTTGGCAGGCCTCATTGCCCTTAGTCCCCTGTTCCTGCTTATTGCACTCCTTGTGAGGTTGTCCGATGGCGGGTCGGTATTTTATGGCCATCGCCGCATCGGGCGGGGCGGCAGCATTTTCCATTGCCTTAAATTCCGGACGATGGTCGAGGATGGCGATGGCGTGCTTGCCAGCTATTTTGCCGCTAATCCGGACGCAAGAGCAGAATGGGAAGCCACCCGCAAGCTCAAGGACGATCCGCGTGTGACTCGCGTTGGCGCTGTGCTGAGAAAGCTGAGCCTTGATGAACTGCCACAGATCATCAATATTCTTCAGGGCCACATGAGCATTGTCGGACCCCGTCCCGTCGTGCACGACGAGTTGGAGAATTATGGCAACGCTGCTGTGTTCTACCTCAAATCACGCCCTGGCCTCACGGGGCTTTGGCAGGTGAGCGGGCGCAATGACGTTTCTTACGACAGCCGCGTGCAGTTCGACAGGCACTATGTCGAGAACTGGTCGTTGAAACTCGACTTGCATATCATCATCAAGACTGTGCCCGCGGTTTGCATGGCCAGAGGCAGTTACTGA
- a CDS encoding UDP-glucose dehydrogenase family protein encodes MNLTVFGIGYVGLVQAAVLAEVGHNVLCVDIDADKVERLNQGFIPIYEPGLESLVKENHAAGRITFTTDVAAAVKHGQILMSAVGTPPSEDGSADLKYVLAVAEAIGREMEAPKIIVSKSTVPVGTCDKIRLKIAEVLKARGREELDFDVVSNPEFLKEGSAVVDCMKPDRIIIGTSSDNTEKVMRELYAPFSRNHDKMIVMDVRSAEFTKYAANCILATKISFMNEMSGLAERLGADIEEVRKGIGSDPRIGYDFIYPGIGYGGSCFPKDVRAMIQTAEGISFDAKMLKAVDERNNAQKSILFEKVHRYFKGNLKGKVFALWGLAFKPNTDDMREAPSRTLMEALWQAGASVQAFDPEAMQECQSIYGQRDDLLLCGTKEAALRGADALLIVTEWKSFRAPSFDLMKDALTTPVVFDGRNIYDPKVIARHGLEYYSIGRQAA; translated from the coding sequence ATGAATTTGACGGTTTTTGGAATTGGCTATGTCGGTCTTGTACAGGCCGCCGTATTGGCTGAGGTGGGGCACAATGTCTTGTGCGTCGATATCGACGCTGACAAGGTGGAACGATTGAATCAGGGGTTCATCCCGATTTACGAGCCAGGTCTCGAGAGTCTCGTCAAGGAAAATCACGCAGCGGGGCGCATCACGTTCACGACGGACGTCGCAGCTGCCGTCAAACATGGCCAGATTCTGATGAGTGCAGTCGGCACACCGCCCAGCGAAGACGGCTCAGCCGACCTCAAATATGTGCTGGCCGTGGCAGAGGCAATCGGGCGAGAAATGGAAGCGCCAAAGATCATTGTCAGCAAATCGACAGTGCCGGTGGGAACCTGTGATAAGATAAGGCTGAAAATCGCCGAAGTGCTCAAGGCGAGAGGACGCGAAGAACTGGACTTCGACGTCGTCTCAAATCCGGAATTCCTGAAGGAAGGCTCGGCAGTGGTGGATTGCATGAAACCTGACCGAATCATCATTGGAACCAGCAGCGATAACACCGAAAAGGTGATGCGGGAGCTCTACGCTCCCTTCAGCCGCAATCATGATAAAATGATTGTCATGGATGTGCGCAGCGCCGAATTTACGAAATATGCGGCCAATTGCATCCTCGCGACCAAAATCAGCTTCATGAATGAAATGTCCGGTCTGGCGGAGCGGCTTGGCGCCGATATCGAGGAGGTCCGCAAGGGCATCGGTAGCGATCCACGCATTGGCTATGATTTTATCTATCCGGGAATAGGCTATGGCGGGTCCTGCTTTCCGAAGGACGTTCGCGCCATGATCCAGACGGCAGAAGGCATCAGTTTCGATGCCAAGATGCTGAAGGCGGTGGATGAGCGGAATAACGCGCAGAAGTCCATCCTGTTCGAAAAAGTTCACCGCTACTTCAAGGGCAATCTCAAGGGCAAGGTATTTGCGCTTTGGGGCCTGGCCTTCAAACCGAACACCGATGACATGCGTGAAGCCCCCTCACGCACGCTGATGGAGGCTCTGTGGCAAGCCGGAGCCAGCGTGCAAGCGTTTGATCCGGAGGCGATGCAGGAATGCCAGAGCATCTATGGCCAGCGCGATGACCTGCTCCTTTGCGGGACAAAGGAAGCAGCGTTGCGCGGTGCTGACGCCCTGCTTATTGTAACCGAATGGAAGAGCTTCCGGGCGCCATCCTTCGATCTGATGAAGGATGCCCTTACGACGCCAGTCGTCTTCGATGGCCGGAATATCTATGATCCCAAGGTCATCGCCCGGCATGGCCTGGAATATTACAGCATCGGCAGGCAGGCCGCATAG
- a CDS encoding glycosyltransferase, whose amino-acid sequence MKVLFAGGNGYYPQFSGGVQSSTHHLVEQLRNQGHEASVLAALFGQGMFGLKARAKMKILGQRAAVDSFPGYPVVRAWFPWEAAAFAVQRLRPDVAVVQCHKSVPIGKALQAEGIPLVIYLRNVEFHELAGDLRELDSALYIANSEFTARTYKEKFGIDSTIIPPTIDPVLYGTPTTGEYVTFINPYNEKGFELAVQIAAQCPDIPFLFVESWKLADDHRASIEKTIAPLKNVKLENRTSDMKTVYGRTKILLAPSKWEEAWGRVASEAHCSSIPVVGSRRGGLPEAIGEGGLVLDYNAPLQDWVSAIRTLWTDKGEYDRLSCAAKKFSERPQMDPKSQFSTFLSVLDQATSRNIKQVA is encoded by the coding sequence ATGAAGGTGCTTTTTGCGGGCGGCAACGGCTACTATCCCCAGTTCAGCGGTGGCGTTCAATCCAGTACGCATCATCTGGTCGAGCAATTGCGCAATCAGGGGCACGAAGCCTCGGTTCTGGCTGCCTTGTTTGGCCAGGGGATGTTCGGATTGAAGGCACGCGCCAAGATGAAGATCCTGGGTCAGCGGGCGGCAGTCGACAGTTTTCCGGGCTATCCCGTGGTCAGGGCCTGGTTTCCCTGGGAAGCCGCGGCCTTCGCAGTCCAAAGACTCAGGCCCGACGTCGCTGTCGTCCAATGCCACAAATCGGTCCCGATAGGCAAAGCCCTGCAAGCTGAAGGGATACCCTTGGTCATTTACCTCAGAAACGTGGAATTCCATGAACTTGCCGGCGATCTGCGCGAACTGGATTCAGCACTTTACATCGCGAATTCCGAGTTCACCGCGAGGACCTACAAGGAAAAGTTCGGGATCGATTCGACCATCATCCCTCCGACGATCGACCCTGTCCTCTACGGAACGCCGACGACCGGCGAATATGTGACGTTCATCAATCCCTACAATGAAAAGGGATTTGAACTGGCTGTCCAGATTGCCGCCCAGTGTCCTGACATCCCGTTTCTCTTTGTCGAAAGCTGGAAGCTTGCCGATGATCACCGGGCCAGCATCGAAAAGACAATCGCGCCTTTGAAGAACGTCAAACTCGAAAATCGCACCAGCGACATGAAAACGGTCTATGGGCGCACCAAGATCCTGCTCGCCCCCAGCAAATGGGAAGAGGCATGGGGCCGCGTCGCGTCAGAAGCGCATTGCAGCAGCATTCCTGTCGTGGGGTCACGCCGTGGCGGACTGCCGGAAGCGATTGGCGAAGGCGGCCTTGTCCTAGATTACAACGCGCCACTGCAGGACTGGGTCAGCGCAATCCGCACGCTTTGGACTGACAAGGGCGAATATGACCGGCTTTCTTGCGCTGCAAAGAAATTCTCCGAGCGGCCGCAGATGGATCCAAAGAGCCAGTTTTCGACCTTTCTAAGCGTTCTTGACCAAGCTACCAGCCGGAATATCAAGCAGGTGGCGTGA
- a CDS encoding glycosyltransferase, with product MRVGFVVDKFPSLSETFILDQVNGFLERGIEVGVICNENLLKQGSSARTEHWQALSENTVCWWGALAPLRPSLRKLPTALWDKVSTAFDIAFSRKLQNFDVIIAHFGNNGLRVARVLKRKKLGAPLVTIFHGRDVGRPVLDNSLWQYNVLFDQGTLQLTVNDYFRKALVHAGAPAANVVVHHMGVRINEIEYAWRSWDQGTLNLISVCRLTEKKGIEFALRALGQLSISNPDLDWAYMIIGGGELLDDLKHLAKDLNIAHRVTFLGPRPHSEVKQRLREAHVFLLPSVTAQDGDVEGIPVSLMEAMSAGLTVLSTYHSGIPELIEDQKTGFLVPEKDTEALAGKLLWIAEHPAACERIALAARRKIEADFNADVLNDQFAHMIARLAEAKLSA from the coding sequence ATGAGAGTTGGTTTTGTTGTCGACAAGTTCCCGTCATTGTCCGAGACGTTCATTTTGGATCAGGTAAATGGGTTTCTTGAGCGCGGTATCGAGGTGGGCGTTATCTGTAACGAGAACCTTCTGAAGCAAGGTAGCAGCGCTCGAACTGAGCATTGGCAAGCACTGTCTGAAAATACGGTTTGCTGGTGGGGTGCCTTGGCACCGTTACGCCCGTCCTTGCGAAAGTTGCCAACAGCCCTCTGGGACAAGGTTTCGACGGCATTCGATATTGCCTTTTCGCGAAAGCTCCAAAATTTCGATGTCATAATTGCTCATTTCGGCAATAACGGTTTGCGTGTAGCGCGCGTGTTGAAGCGGAAGAAACTTGGCGCTCCCCTGGTCACGATATTCCATGGCCGCGATGTCGGTCGTCCCGTTCTCGACAACTCCCTCTGGCAATATAATGTGCTGTTCGATCAGGGAACGCTTCAACTGACGGTGAACGACTATTTCCGCAAGGCGCTAGTGCACGCCGGGGCGCCGGCAGCAAACGTCGTCGTGCATCATATGGGCGTTCGGATCAATGAGATCGAATATGCGTGGCGCTCTTGGGATCAAGGCACCTTGAACCTCATTTCGGTCTGCCGCTTGACCGAAAAGAAGGGCATCGAGTTCGCCCTGCGCGCGCTGGGTCAGCTTTCGATTTCAAATCCAGACCTCGATTGGGCCTATATGATCATAGGCGGCGGCGAATTGCTCGACGATCTGAAGCACCTCGCCAAGGATTTGAACATCGCGCACAGGGTGACATTTCTCGGACCGCGCCCTCACAGCGAGGTCAAGCAGCGCTTGCGCGAAGCGCATGTGTTCCTGCTGCCGAGCGTGACGGCACAGGATGGAGATGTGGAAGGCATTCCGGTCTCCCTCATGGAGGCAATGTCTGCCGGGCTCACAGTGCTCAGCACATATCACTCGGGGATTCCGGAACTCATAGAGGACCAGAAGACAGGATTTCTCGTCCCCGAAAAGGATACCGAGGCTCTGGCGGGAAAACTCCTGTGGATAGCCGAACACCCGGCCGCGTGCGAGCGCATCGCTTTGGCTGCAAGGAGAAAGATCGAGGCCGATTTCAACGCCGATGTTTTGAATGATCAGTTTGCACATATGATCGCGCGTCTGGCCGAAGCGAAGTTAAGCGCGTGA